Proteins from one Cellulosilyticum lentocellum DSM 5427 genomic window:
- the flgF gene encoding flagellar basal-body rod protein FlgF: MVRGLYTAATGMNVQAKRLEIISNDLANTTTTGYKKDVAVVSSFQEVLMTRLNDTQNQVPNNGPIGNITYGAKIDEVYTDFTQGSVISTGEMVDVAIQGDGFFVVQTPNGEAYTRDGNFSINQYGDLVTKEGYPVMGLDGPITLGEEFLTTGGDVVISSQGEVTLDGQYIDTLELARFEDSRALTKMDNNLYSSTAARLPFEGKLIQGYLESANVNPVTAMVDMITVSRAYETNQKMIQVQDSLLGKAVNELGRV, translated from the coding sequence ATGGTAAGAGGACTTTATACAGCTGCCACAGGTATGAATGTACAGGCAAAAAGGTTAGAGATTATTTCTAATGATCTAGCTAATACAACGACTACTGGATATAAAAAAGATGTAGCAGTAGTTTCTTCTTTTCAAGAAGTATTAATGACGAGATTAAATGATACTCAAAACCAAGTGCCTAATAATGGACCAATAGGTAATATTACTTATGGGGCAAAGATTGACGAGGTCTATACAGATTTTACTCAAGGTTCAGTTATTTCAACAGGGGAAATGGTTGATGTGGCTATTCAAGGAGATGGCTTTTTTGTAGTGCAAACTCCAAATGGAGAAGCCTACACAAGAGATGGTAATTTTTCTATTAATCAATATGGAGATTTAGTGACTAAAGAGGGCTATCCTGTTATGGGATTAGATGGGCCTATTACTTTAGGCGAAGAATTTCTGACCACTGGTGGAGATGTAGTGATTAGCAGTCAAGGAGAAGTAACATTAGATGGTCAGTATATTGATACCTTAGAATTAGCTAGATTTGAAGACAGTAGGGCATTAACAAAAATGGACAATAACTTATATAGTAGTACGGCGGCTAGGCTGCCTTTTGAAGGAAAACTCATTCAGGGCTATTTAGAATCAGCCAATGTTAATCCTGTAACTGCTATGGTAGATATGATTACCGTTTCAAGAGCATATGAAACAAATCAAAAAATGATTCAAGTACAAGATAGTTTACTTGGTAAAGCTGTTAATGAATTAGGTAGAGTATAG
- a CDS encoding flagellar hook-basal body protein encodes MIRALYTAASGMTAQQLNVDTISNNMANVNTAAYKKETTNFKSLLYTTMGEANDPNAQTAPTVKQVGHGVRALANSRDYTNGILQETGNESDLALVGNGFFAIGQTDGSEVYTRDGSFRFAMIPDEGSYALVTADGHPVLSTEGESIVVGTEIPMDKLEIGQDGNIYYLDETGLEMDVAQIRIVQFANRAGLEAVGDNLYKETPASGEPLAEVDDDGLTKTTIRTGYLEGSNVQIAQEMVNLIIAQRAYEINSTAIKAADDMLGQANQLKS; translated from the coding sequence ATGATTAGAGCATTATATACAGCGGCTTCAGGTATGACCGCCCAGCAACTTAATGTAGATACCATTTCTAATAACATGGCTAATGTTAATACAGCAGCTTATAAGAAAGAAACAACTAACTTTAAAAGCTTACTCTATACAACGATGGGAGAAGCTAATGATCCTAATGCACAGACGGCACCTACAGTTAAACAAGTAGGGCATGGTGTACGTGCGCTAGCTAATTCTAGAGATTATACAAATGGCATTCTTCAAGAAACAGGTAATGAATCAGACCTTGCTTTAGTTGGAAATGGTTTTTTTGCTATTGGGCAGACAGATGGTTCTGAGGTTTATACTAGGGATGGTAGCTTTAGATTTGCTATGATTCCTGATGAAGGAAGTTATGCGTTAGTTACAGCCGATGGGCATCCAGTACTATCTACAGAAGGTGAGTCTATTGTAGTAGGGACAGAAATTCCTATGGATAAGCTTGAAATAGGGCAAGATGGAAATATTTATTATTTAGATGAGACAGGACTCGAAATGGATGTAGCTCAAATAAGAATTGTTCAATTTGCTAATAGAGCAGGACTTGAGGCTGTAGGAGATAACCTTTATAAAGAAACACCAGCTTCCGGAGAGCCTTTAGCAGAGGTTGATGATGATGGCTTAACTAAAACAACGATTCGTACAGGTTACCTAGAAGGTTCCAATGTACAAATAGCACAGGAAATGGTTAACTTAATTATTGCTCAAAGAGCTTATGAAATTAACTCAACAGCTATTAAAGCAGCCGATGATATGTTAGGACAAGCTAATCAGCTTAAGAGCTAA
- a CDS encoding rod-binding protein, giving the protein MEISGVSSLLDLQKRVATESADTAGTKDFEAILSEAMAKKDDTELKEACDELESYMLSMMFKQMKSSMLSGDSLIAKGDYESMFEDTYINNLCDEMVKAGGIGLSDAMYKQMTNTYAAQMQISDENKAAMANEAIKIEEEV; this is encoded by the coding sequence ATGGAAATTTCAGGGGTTTCAAGTCTATTAGATTTGCAAAAGCGAGTAGCTACGGAGTCTGCTGATACAGCAGGAACAAAAGATTTTGAGGCTATTTTATCAGAAGCTATGGCAAAGAAAGATGACACAGAACTAAAAGAAGCTTGTGATGAACTTGAAAGTTATATGCTCAGCATGATGTTTAAGCAAATGAAATCATCTATGCTTTCAGGGGATAGTTTGATAGCTAAAGGTGATTATGAATCTATGTTTGAGGATACTTACATCAATAATTTATGTGATGAAATGGTTAAAGCAGGAGGTATCGGTCTTTCGGATGCTATGTATAAACAAATGACCAATACATATGCTGCTCAAATGCAGATTAGTGATGAAAATAAAGCAGCAATGGCTAATGAAGCTATCAAAATTGAAGAGGAAGTTTAA